Genomic segment of Candidatus Sericytochromatia bacterium:
TGGTCGTAAATTTCCTGCGCCACACTGTCGACCTTGTGCAACAACTTGAGCACCAAACTTTCCCAGGGTTTTTCGGGTTTGAAGTCACAGCGCAGCAAGGGAATCACCATCTCCCCATCCGTGACCAGCATCCGCGCCTGCCCCAGCTTCAGGTGTTCCGAAAAGCGGTCAAATATCTGCTGTCTGGCCGCCGCAATCAGGATCGGGTCGTGGGAAAAGCGCGCGTGCGCCACGGCGTGCGCCACCCGCAAAAATGAACAGGCCCAGTTTCGCCACGCGTGGTCAGGCGTGGAGGCCAACAACAACAGGTCGCCAAATTGTTGCGGAAAGTCGACGGGCAGGCGCTCCAGCCCACGCCAAGGCAATAGCACATCCTCGATGAAATGCTTGGTTTGAGCCGCAATCTGAACCAACTCGACCTGATCGGTCGGCTCATCGGGGTCCAGGCCATAAGCGCGCAAGAATTCGCAGGCGGCCTCTCGCGTGCTGACCCTCAGCCCATCCAGGTCAATGACGGAACGCCCCTCCACAATCGACTCGAGTGTCTGCCAGGGGAAGCGATAGACCGGGTCTGAGATGGGCGAGCCGGCGACCTCGCGGGGTGATTGCATCGCGGGCTCCTCCTGGTTCATTCGCTGCCGCCGAACTTCGGGGCTCTGACCCTCATGTACCACTGCGGCACGCGGTCCTTGCACGCGCGGCCCCACGGGCCCTATCATCGACCCGGCACGGGAGTCGCCGACGGATGAGCCAATCTGCCTGGGGGCCCGCACTTCGGGCCCACTACCAACAACAAACTCCTCCTCGTCGGTTGGCTGTCTGGTTTGCAGGGACCGCCCTCGCCATCGTCGCGTGGGGCCTCTGCTGGGCCGGGTTCGTGACCACCATTCTGAACGCCCCTCTGGCGGCGGTAGCGGCCACGCCGCATGTGGCTGGCACCTATGTGGTTGGCTGTTACGTGCTGCTGCTGGGCAGTGCGGCCTGGACCTGGTTCCGCCTGGAGCGAGGCAACTGGGATGAACTGGGCGCAAGCCTCAAACCCGGCAGGGCCCGTCAAGCTGGAGTGGGGCTTTTGGTGGGACTGCTCTCGCTGGCCGGCCTGCTCGGAATTGAACTGCAGGCAGGTCTCTTGAGCCTCACCGCCCCCAGCCAGCCCCTGTGGCCTGGCGTGCTGCCCTGGGTTGGCCTGGCTTGCCTGTTTGCCGCCTCGGAGGAATGCCTCTTCCGCGGTTTCATCTACCGAATGCTGCGCCGGGGCATGGGAGCATGGGGCAGTGCCACCGTCAGCGCAGCCCTCTACGCCGTCGCTCACGTACTCAAAGCGGACGTCCTGTCAGCCCCCCCCTGGCTCCCGTTGCTGGGGCTGGCGCTTGCTGGTCTGTTTCTGGCCCGCCTGACAGAACGCCTCGGGCATTTCTGGGGCGCAGCGGGCATTCACGCGGGGTGGTTGGCCCTCTTCATTCCGCTGGACCAGCTACGCTGTCTCGTCGCGCCCAGCGAATACGTCGGGCTGACCGGAGGGGGGTACCCCTTGGGCGGGGCCCTCGGGATGGCGTGCGTGCTGGCACTGTGGTGGGGAAGCCACCATTGGTGGACGCCGAACGCCCCCGGGGAAAAGGTTGGCTGATTGCCCCGGGGGCGAACTTGCCACTCAACGAAGCAGGCCAGGCACCTCATCAGGTTCAGGGAAGCGCTGACAAGCCTTCTTGTCGAACACTGGGGCCCCGTCTTTGGTCACCAGAAACACGCCCCCACTCCCGCGAGTCAGACGAGCCTCAATGCCCAGCGATGCGCGAACCTCGGCAGCCACACGGACTGCCACGGGCTCGTAATTTCAAACGCCGCAGTAGGTAATCTCGATTTGCATCGACGTCACTCCCCTCAAACAACCGAACCCCCGCCAGCATACGCGCGCGCGAGGGACCTGTCACGCTCTCAGCGCCCCGTTGGTTTGCGTTGCAGGATTGCTACGACCTGAAAAGGCCGGCGATGAGACGTGTGCCCGCACCCGAGTGCCCGACACAAAAAAGTTCCAAAAATTTGTCTGTGCGTTTGGCACAATTTTAGGGGCGTGTTGTATGCTATGCGAACGCTTTTTTTTGAGGGATTGCCATCTCCCTCTTGATTGCCAGACTTCATCATTGCCGTGTCTTCAGAAGGATCCCAGCACATTATGAATAAGCATGCGGGCGGGCGACCTGCGAAAAGCGGCGCGCGGCGGGAACTGAAAACGTTCCGTCTCGTACCTGATGCCATCAAGCGTCTGGAGGGACTGGCCCACGAACGCGGTGGTTCAACCAGTGATGTGCTGAATGAAC
This window contains:
- a CDS encoding TIGR04552 family protein, which produces MQSPREVAGSPISDPVYRFPWQTLESIVEGRSVIDLDGLRVSTREAACEFLRAYGLDPDEPTDQVELVQIAAQTKHFIEDVLLPWRGLERLPVDFPQQFGDLLLLASTPDHAWRNWACSFLRVAHAVAHARFSHDPILIAAARQQIFDRFSEHLKLGQARMLVTDGEMVIPLLRCDFKPEKPWESLVLKLLHKVDSVAQEIYDHLGVRFVTPDKAYALLLLKYLRVNNVFAYPNVKPSRSINTLVDLPAFRRAFDELEEAYHQGELSFKEFTSSVHQLGVAPEREHERNPHSSTDYRTMQFTARALVRLVRGGVVQRAFIPFEVQIMDAAAFAQNQEGTTAHHAYRIRQREAVCERVFPWQV
- a CDS encoding CPBP family intramembrane glutamic endopeptidase, giving the protein MTTILNAPLAAVAATPHVAGTYVVGCYVLLLGSAAWTWFRLERGNWDELGASLKPGRARQAGVGLLVGLLSLAGLLGIELQAGLLSLTAPSQPLWPGVLPWVGLACLFAASEECLFRGFIYRMLRRGMGAWGSATVSAALYAVAHVLKADVLSAPPWLPLLGLALAGLFLARLTERLGHFWGAAGIHAGWLALFIPLDQLRCLVAPSEYVGLTGGGYPLGGALGMACVLALWWGSHHWWTPNAPGEKVG
- a CDS encoding Rdx family protein, whose protein sequence is MAVRVAAEVRASLGIEARLTRGSGGVFLVTKDGAPVFDKKACQRFPEPDEVPGLLR